The Candidatus Izemoplasma sp. genome has a window encoding:
- a CDS encoding ABC transporter ATP-binding protein, giving the protein MKRLKQVLKWIYGYKKIYAFTVILLIALQYFRTLTPLFLTHIIDTTFGDEPSALPDFITTLFRGDTIEEKLLYIALVYVFYTLFRVTLIFIRRFINAKFTENVAYNMRNTLYTHIQDLSFTYHSHAETGDLIQRCTTDVETFRVFIGAQMIEIFRLFFLVTLTIYQMSRVNVTMTLFSVIITPIIFITALIYFSFVKKIFRKVEDAEAQMTTTLQESVTGIRVVKAFANEQFEINQFDKKSKTYLKEDLHLLKLMAFFWSGTDFVIFIQYAITLSVGIYLVSIDSLTIGGYVAFLTFIGMIVWPMRQLGRIVGDFGKTTVALDRIDEIMDNPSEHHGDSDNTAPINGHIQFKNVKFQFDDDNKPLLKGISFDAKRGESIAIIGRTGSGKSTLINLLVRLLEVTDGEILVDGVPINQINKKHLRKNIGIIMQEPFLYSRSVYDNIGIMDQKAPKEKVYKAASIAALHDDIEDFEKGYKTVVGERGVTLSGGQKQRVAIARMLLDDKPVLIFDDSLSAVDTETDIQIRRALNKYWKDTTVFIITHRITSAMEADKIIVLEDGHITEMGNHSELLENDGLYAHLWEIQTSIEGEFQSLEKGDN; this is encoded by the coding sequence TTTGGTGATGAGCCAAGTGCCTTGCCAGATTTTATCACGACACTATTTCGTGGCGATACAATAGAAGAAAAATTATTATATATAGCCCTAGTCTATGTATTCTATACATTGTTCCGTGTCACATTAATTTTTATTAGACGCTTTATCAATGCGAAATTCACTGAGAATGTAGCATATAATATGCGTAATACATTGTATACCCATATCCAAGATTTATCCTTTACGTATCACTCACATGCTGAGACGGGTGATTTAATTCAACGCTGTACCACAGACGTAGAAACATTTCGCGTCTTTATTGGTGCACAAATGATTGAGATTTTTAGGCTATTCTTTTTAGTCACATTAACCATTTATCAAATGTCTCGCGTGAACGTGACGATGACATTATTCTCAGTCATTATCACACCAATCATTTTTATTACTGCATTAATTTATTTCTCATTTGTTAAGAAGATATTCCGTAAAGTAGAAGATGCAGAAGCACAGATGACAACAACACTACAAGAAAGTGTAACGGGGATTCGTGTTGTAAAAGCATTTGCCAATGAACAGTTTGAAATTAATCAATTTGATAAAAAAAGTAAAACTTACTTAAAAGAAGACTTGCATCTATTAAAACTAATGGCCTTTTTCTGGAGTGGGACTGACTTTGTCATTTTCATTCAGTATGCAATTACACTTTCAGTAGGCATCTATTTAGTCAGTATTGATAGTCTAACAATTGGTGGTTATGTTGCTTTCTTAACCTTTATAGGAATGATTGTTTGGCCAATGCGTCAATTAGGACGCATTGTTGGTGATTTTGGTAAAACAACCGTTGCGCTCGATCGGATTGATGAAATTATGGATAACCCATCAGAGCATCACGGAGACTCAGACAATACAGCGCCTATTAATGGACATATTCAATTTAAAAATGTTAAATTCCAATTTGATGATGACAATAAACCACTATTAAAAGGGATTTCTTTCGATGCAAAACGTGGTGAAAGTATCGCCATTATTGGTAGAACCGGTAGTGGTAAATCAACCCTAATTAACTTACTAGTAAGACTATTAGAAGTTACTGATGGAGAGATATTAGTCGACGGGGTACCCATCAACCAAATCAATAAAAAACATCTTCGTAAAAACATTGGAATCATTATGCAAGAACCATTTTTATACAGTCGTTCTGTATACGATAACATTGGGATTATGGATCAAAAAGCACCAAAAGAAAAAGTGTATAAAGCAGCTAGTATTGCCGCATTACATGATGATATAGAAGACTTTGAAAAAGGATATAAAACAGTCGTTGGTGAGCGAGGTGTTACTTTAAGTGGTGGTCAGAAACAACGCGTAGCGATTGCTCGGATGTTGCTAGATGATAAACCAGTACTCATCTTTGATGATAGTTTAAGTGCTGTGGATACTGAAACAGATATTCAAATAAGACGTGCATTAAATAAATACTGGAAAGATACGACAGTCTTCATCATTACACATCGTATAACGAGTGCGATGGAAGCTGACAAAATTATTGTCTTGGAAGACGGACATATTACAGAAATGGGTAACCACAGTGAGTTACTAGAAAATGATGGATTATATGCTCACTTATGGGAAATCCAAACAAGTATCGAGGGAGAATTTCAATCTCTCGAGAAAGGAGACAACTAA